One genomic segment of Rhizobium viscosum includes these proteins:
- the xylB gene encoding xylulokinase, translating to MYLGLDLGTSGVKAMLIDGDQKIIGSANGSLDVSRSHSGWSEQEPAHWVRATEEAVAGLKAKHPKELAAVKGIGLSGQMHGATLLDASDKVLRPCILWNDTRSYVEAAALDADPRFRKLTGNIVFPGFTAPKLAWVAKNEPEIFARVAKVLLPKDYLRLWLTGEHISEMSDSAGTSWLDTGKRAWSSELLAATNLDEKQMPTLVEGTEQGGKLRGELASAWGISGDVVVAGGAGDNAASACGMGTVSDGAAFVSLGTSGVLFAANAAYLPKPESAVHAFCHALPNTWHQMGVILSATDALNWHSSVTGKSAADLTSELGESLKAPSGVTFLPYLSGERTPHNDAVIRGAFIGLEHESSRAVLTQAVLEGVSFAIRDNLEALRSAGTDISRVTAIGGGSRSRYWLASIATALGVPVDLPADGDFGAAFGAARLGLIAATGADPVAVCTPPVTAGTIEPVAALTGAYEDAYKRYRSVYPAIRSLAH from the coding sequence ATGTATCTGGGTCTCGATCTCGGAACTTCGGGCGTCAAGGCGATGCTCATCGACGGTGATCAGAAGATCATCGGCTCGGCCAATGGTTCGCTCGACGTCTCGCGTTCGCATTCCGGCTGGTCCGAACAGGAGCCGGCCCATTGGGTCCGGGCCACGGAAGAGGCTGTTGCCGGCCTCAAGGCCAAACATCCGAAGGAGCTTGCTGCCGTCAAGGGTATCGGCCTCTCCGGCCAGATGCACGGCGCGACTCTGCTCGACGCCTCCGACAAGGTGCTGCGCCCCTGCATCCTCTGGAACGATACGCGCTCCTATGTCGAGGCTGCGGCACTCGACGCCGATCCGCGCTTCCGCAAGCTGACCGGCAATATCGTTTTTCCGGGCTTCACCGCACCGAAGCTTGCCTGGGTCGCCAAGAACGAGCCCGAGATCTTTGCCAGAGTCGCCAAGGTTCTGTTGCCGAAAGACTATCTGCGCCTCTGGCTTACGGGTGAACATATCTCTGAGATGTCCGACTCGGCCGGTACGTCCTGGCTCGATACCGGCAAGCGCGCATGGTCGTCGGAACTGCTGGCTGCGACCAATCTCGATGAAAAGCAGATGCCGACGCTTGTTGAGGGCACGGAGCAAGGCGGCAAGCTGCGCGGCGAGCTCGCTTCGGCCTGGGGCATTTCCGGCGATGTCGTCGTTGCCGGCGGGGCAGGGGACAATGCGGCTTCGGCTTGCGGTATGGGTACGGTCAGCGATGGCGCTGCCTTCGTTTCGCTTGGAACATCGGGTGTTCTCTTTGCCGCCAACGCTGCCTATCTGCCGAAGCCGGAAAGTGCTGTTCATGCTTTCTGCCATGCGCTGCCGAATACCTGGCACCAGATGGGCGTCATCCTCTCGGCGACCGATGCGCTGAATTGGCATTCGTCGGTTACCGGCAAGTCGGCCGCCGATCTCACCAGCGAACTCGGCGAAAGCCTGAAGGCGCCGAGCGGCGTCACCTTCCTTCCTTACCTCTCGGGCGAGCGCACGCCGCACAATGATGCGGTCATCCGCGGCGCCTTCATCGGCCTCGAGCACGAAAGCAGCCGTGCGGTGCTGACGCAGGCAGTGCTGGAAGGCGTCTCCTTCGCGATCCGCGACAATCTGGAAGCGCTGCGTTCGGCCGGCACTGATATTTCCCGTGTCACGGCGATCGGCGGCGGTTCGCGTTCCCGCTACTGGCTGGCCTCTATCGCGACTGCGCTCGGCGTTCCTGTCGACCTGCCGGCCGACGGCGATTTTGGCGCAGCCTTCGGTGCTGCCCGCCTTGGCCTGATTGCGGCAACGGGTGCCGATCCGGTTGCCGTCTGCACGCCGCCGGTGACCGCCGGGACGATCGAGCCGGTCGCTGCGCTGACCGGCGCCTATGAGGATGCCTACAAGCGCTACCGCTCCGTCTACCCGGCGATCAGGTCGCTGGCCCATTGA
- a CDS encoding LacI family DNA-binding transcriptional regulator → MRPTVHDIAAAAGVSLATVDRVLNQRPGVRHVTREKVETAIRDLGYVRDVAAANLAKGRVYPLTFILPASDNSFMHGLNAEIRAAIARSVAERTDIRIVEVPAFDPQALVRELEMLAAEKPSGVALVATDAPDVRAAVDRLVKDGIPVVTLVSDLTGSLRHHYAGVDNIAAGRTAARLLGRFLGGAKGEIAILAGSMLVRDHRERLEGFAAVMAQEFPALHLLSVLEGRDDPEVAHMLIADALAKNDGIIGIYSLGAGNRGLIRALKEKAVDRALTVIAHELTAHTRAALLDGTIDAILNQDAGHEVRSAIRVLKAKADGLSVIDAQERIRLDIFLKDNLP, encoded by the coding sequence ATGAGGCCAACCGTTCATGATATCGCCGCTGCGGCTGGCGTCAGTCTTGCGACTGTGGACCGGGTTCTGAACCAGCGGCCGGGCGTACGCCATGTGACGCGGGAAAAGGTCGAAACCGCGATCCGCGATCTCGGCTATGTGCGCGACGTGGCCGCTGCAAACCTGGCCAAAGGCCGCGTCTATCCGCTGACCTTCATCCTGCCCGCCAGCGACAACTCCTTCATGCATGGCCTGAATGCCGAAATCCGTGCGGCGATCGCGCGCTCGGTCGCCGAGCGTACGGATATCCGCATCGTCGAGGTGCCTGCCTTCGATCCGCAGGCCTTGGTGCGTGAGCTGGAAATGCTTGCGGCCGAAAAGCCCTCCGGTGTCGCGCTTGTCGCGACCGATGCGCCCGATGTGCGCGCCGCCGTCGATCGGTTGGTGAAAGATGGCATTCCTGTCGTTACGCTCGTCTCCGATCTGACAGGATCGCTGCGCCACCACTATGCCGGCGTCGACAATATTGCGGCAGGGCGCACCGCTGCGCGTCTGCTCGGGCGCTTCCTTGGCGGCGCCAAGGGCGAGATTGCCATTCTGGCCGGCTCCATGCTGGTACGCGATCATCGTGAACGTCTGGAGGGCTTCGCAGCCGTCATGGCTCAGGAGTTTCCGGCGCTGCATCTTTTGTCGGTTCTCGAAGGGCGGGACGACCCTGAAGTCGCCCACATGCTGATTGCTGATGCGCTTGCGAAGAACGACGGCATCATCGGCATTTACAGCCTCGGTGCCGGTAATCGTGGTCTGATCCGGGCGCTCAAGGAAAAGGCTGTCGACAGGGCGCTGACGGTGATTGCCCATGAATTGACGGCCCATACGCGCGCTGCCCTTCTCGACGGCACTATCGACGCAATCCTCAATCAGGATGCCGGCCATGAGGTGCGCAGCGCGATCCGTGTTCTCAAGGCAAAGGCGGACGGGCTTTCGGTCATCGATGCGCAGGAGCGCATTCGCCTCGACATATTCCTGAAAGACAATCTGCCGTAA